In the genome of Bicyclus anynana chromosome 23, ilBicAnyn1.1, whole genome shotgun sequence, one region contains:
- the LOC128199370 gene encoding LOW QUALITY PROTEIN: uncharacterized protein LOC128199370 (The sequence of the model RefSeq protein was modified relative to this genomic sequence to represent the inferred CDS: substituted 1 base at 1 genomic stop codon), which yields IPVTPLTYVPIVNPRSILPLIDSNWRKDEIGLPPLQQEEKQAVRLIVIRRKKMKKHQRTXLWKRMRFRWARVKNNRRLKKEKIFQHELLSMVKQANEFSAEQYVSAKLQKANHTPLPTRWRYKRLPEFIIRQLLGINKKINYKHTDVYKARICIVKFVYLIYSYHIIAALFPIILTHATESGKSTAKN from the coding sequence atACCGGTTACTCCTCTCACCTATGTCCCCATAGTGAATCCTCGGTCTATATTACCTCTGATTGACTCTAATTGGAGGAAGGACGAGATAGGCTTGCCTCCTTTACAACAAGAAGAGAAGCAAGCGGTCCGTTTGATTGTAATTCGACGTAAAAAGATGAAGAAACATCAGAGGACGTAGCTGTGGAAGAGGATGAGGTTTCGCTGGGCTCGGGTGAAGAACAACCGTCGCTTAAAAAAGGAGAAGATCTTCCAGCATGAACTGCTGTCTATGGTGAAGCAAGCGAACGAGTTCTCGGCAGAACAGTACGTGTCTGCTAAGCTGCAAAAAGCCAACCACACTCCGCTGCCCACGCGCTGGCGATACAAGCGGCTGCCGGAGTTCATCATCAGACAACTGCTGGGCATCAACAAGAAAATCAACTATAAACATACTGATGTTTATAAAGCGCGAATTTGTATAGttaaatttgtatatttaatatatagttACCACATAATCGCAGCATTGTTTCCTATAATTCTTACCCATGCTACGGAATCCGGCAAGTCCACAGCAAAGAACTAA